A genomic segment from Carassius auratus strain Wakin chromosome 25, ASM336829v1, whole genome shotgun sequence encodes:
- the LOC113043554 gene encoding fatty acyl-CoA hydrolase precursor, medium chain-like: protein MRGSVVLSLCVLIQLSLQNTVKAEDGPVLQTKFGALKGVYMKAKGKDTVVHSYLGVPFAKPPVGPLRFSPPQPAEKWAGVRDSTKQPFMCLQEKQLIVDLVANLSLKLEVPDSSEDCLYLNVYTPSKPGANDKLPVMVWIHGGGLSMAAASLFDGHVLAAYQDVVVVLIQYRLGLLGFFSTGDEHAPGNYGLLDQVAALQWVQENIHSFGGDPGSVTIFGESAGGVSVSLHVLSPLSSNLFHHAIAESGTAAMDAIMSPNPLPTAQYVGNASGCDISSTKKIVDCVMQLTEDDVLTLVKEHPMVRFGVTTDGQFLPKPVEELLQSQQFNKVPLINGITNDESGYMLPNFFSPEGWTDGMDVEQILPFLTIFNPTLQDQSVAELVLNEYLGTSPDRTEIRDGFREMLGDFLFNIPARKVANYHRDAGAPVYMYEFQHPPSVLQKKRPSFVGSDHGDEVIFVLGFCFADGHMKLEEELSEEENELCRTVMAYWGNFARTGSPNGPGLTKWPKFGAEAEYLSIGLEQKPGKDLKGKHFTFMTQTLPQIIKERKEGPLVQTKLGSLRGAFLTVKGKDTVVNSYLGVPFAKPPVGPLRLARPQPAEKWDGVRDATKQPLMCIQDRKVSITELKFLGMDVEIPEVSEDCLYLNIYTPVKPGQDTKLPVMVWIHGGGLSLGSASVYDGSVLSAYQDVVVVLIQYRLGLLGFFSTGDEHAPGNYGFLDQVAALEWVQENIHSFGGDPGSVTIFGESAGGISVSTLILSPLASGLFHRAIAESGTALWDGLVMGNPLLRAQNAAKICNCDSSSSSKIVDCIMRWSEEEVLQCSNQFAMMHFSLALDSYFLPKPVEDIVQKQEFSKVPLITGITDDEFGFLLPAYFGGKGWIDGMNKEQVMKGLTLTYPDPRDRWIIDLVANEYLGDTRDPIRVRDIYREMMGDVLFNIPALQLAKYHSASGAPVYLYEFQHPPSMIQKNRPSFVGVDHADELFFIQGTCFAQAHLRATAPFTKEEEELCRTVMGYWGNFAHTG from the exons ATGAGAGGATCTGTCGTGCTTTCACTCTGCGTCCTGATCCAGCTGAGTCTACAAAACACAGTCAAAGCAGAGGATG GACCTGTTTTGCAAACCAAGTTTGGGGCCCTGAAAGGTGTATATATGAAAGCAAAGGGAAAGGACACAGTTGTCCATTCCTACCTGGGTGTTCCATTCGCCAAGCCGCCCGTGGGTCCTTTGAGATTTTCTCCTCCACAGCCTGCAGAGAAATGGGCCGGAGTGAGAGACTCTACAAAACAGCCCTTCAT GTGTCTGCAGGAAAAGCAGTTAATTGTAGACTTAGTAGCCAATCTATCATTGAAGTTAGAGGTTCCTGACTCATCAGAGGACTGTCTTTACCTCAACGTCTACACACCCTCTAAACCTGGAGCAAATGACAAGCTGCCT GTCATGGTTTGGATCCATGGTGGAGGTCTGTCGATGGCTGCTGCGTCACTGTTTGACGGACATGTGTTGGCTGCCTATCAGGATGTAGTTGTGGTTCTGATTCAGTACAGACTTGGCCTACTTGGATTTTTCAG CACGGGAGATGAACATGCTCCAGGAAACTATGGTCTTCTGGATCAGGTCGCAGCTCTTCAATGGGTTCAGGAGAACATCCACAGCTTCGGTGGAGATCCTGGATCAGTGACCATCTTTGGAGAGTCTGCCGGAGGAGTCAGTGTCTCTTTACAT GTTCTTTCTCCATTATCCTCAAACCTCTTCCATCATGCCATCGCAGAGAGTGGTACGGCAGCAATGGATGCTATCATGAGTCCCAACCCTCTGCCAACAGCCCAA TATGTAGGAAATGCATCTGGCTGTGATATTTCCAGCACAAAGAAGATTGTAGACTGTGTGATGCAGCTGACAGAAGACGACGTACTCACACTGGTTAAG GAGCATCCAATGGTTCGTTTTGGAGTGACGACGGATGGCCAGTTCCTTCCCAAACCTGTAGAGGAGCTTCTTCAATCCCAGCAGTTTAATAAAGTGCCTCTGATCAATGGAATCACGAATGATGAGAGTGGATACATGCTGCCCAAT TTCTTTTCACCAGAAGGATGGACAGATGGGATGGACGTGGAGCAGATCTTGCCATTTTTGACCATATTTAACCccact CTTCAAGATCAGTCCGTTGCTGAGCTTGTATTAAATGAGTATTTAGGCACATCCCCTGACAGGACTGAAATCCGAGACGGTTTTCGAGAGATGTTAGGAGACTTTTTGTTCAACATCCCAGCTCGGAAGGTAGCGAATTACCACAGAG ATGCCGGTGCTCCAGTATACATGTACGAATTCCAGCACCCTCCAAGTGTACTTCAAAAGAAACGACCTAGTTTTGTTGGAAGTGACCATGGAGATGAAGTTATATTTGTGCTTGGTTTTTGCTTTGCAGATGGACATATGAAACTGGAAG AGGAACTGTCAGAAGAAGAGAATGAACTCTGTAGAACTGTCATGGCTTACTGGGGAAACTTTGCTCGCACTGG GTCTCCGAATGGTCCAGGCCTCACCAAGTGGCCTAAGTTTGGAGCTGAGGCTGAGTATCTCAGCATTGGACTGGAACAAAAACCTGGGAAAGACCTGAAGGGAAAACACTTCACTTTCATGACTCAAACTCTTCCACAGATCATAAAAGAGCGAAAGGAAG GACCTCTAGTGCAAACAAAATTAGGATCTCTGAGAGGTGCCTTCTTGACTGTGAAGGGCAAGGACACAGTTGTTAATAGTTATCTAGGTGTACCATTTGCCAAGCCCCCCGTGGGACCCCTGAGACTGGCTCGGCCCCAGCCTGCAGAGAAATGGGACGGAGTAAGAGATGCGACCAAACAGCCACTCAT GTGCATCCAGGACAGGAAAGTTAGTATCACTGAACTTAAGTTTCTCGGTATGGATGTGGAGATTCCCGAGGTCTCGGAGGACTGCTTGTATCTCAACATCTACACTCCAGTCAAACCTGGCCAAGACACAAAGCTACCA GTGATGGTTTGGATTCATGGTGGAGGACTTTCTCTTGGTTCAGCTTCAGTGTATGACGGCTCCGTTCTGTCAGCGTATCAGGATGTGGTTGTGGTGCTGATTCAGTACAGATTGGGTCTGCTGGGATTCTTTAG CACGGGAGATGAACATGCGCCAGGAAACTATGGTTTTCTGGATCAGGTCGCAGCTCTTGAGTGGGTTCAGGAGAACATCCACAGCTTCGGTGGAGATCCTGGATCAGTGACCATCTTTGGAGAGTCTGCTGGAGGAATAAGTGTATCCACGCTG ATTCTTTCACCATTGGCTTCTGGTCTGTTTCATCGTGCCATTGCAGAAAGTGGGACGGCCTTGTGGGACGGTTTAGTGATGGGCAATCCTTTACTGAGGGCTCAG AACGCAGCCAAAATATGCAACTGTGACAGCAGCAGCTCATCGAAGATCGTCGACTGCATCATGCGCTGGTCCGAGGAGGAAGTTCTGCAATGCTCTAATCAG ttTGCGATGATGCACTTCAGTCTCGCTCTGGATTCCTATTTCCTTCCCAAACCTGTAGAAGATATCGTTCAGAAACAAGAGTTCAGTAAAGTTCCTCTCATCACTGGAATCACTGATGATGAGTTTGGCTTTTTACTGCCTGCA TATTTTGGGGGTAAAGGATGGATTGATGGGATGAATAAAGAGCAAGTCATGAAGGGCCTGACCCTCACGTATCCTGAT CCCAGGGATCGATGGATCATTGATCTGGTGGCCAACGAGTACCTGGGCGACACAAGAGATCCCATTCGAGTCCGAGACATTTACAGAGAGATGATGGGAGACGTGTTGTTCAACATCCCTGCCCTCCAACTGGCAAAATACCACAGCG CTTCAGGGGCGCCGGTTTACCTGTACGAGTTCCAGCATCCTCCCAGTATGATCCAGAAGAACAGGCCCAGCTTTGTTGGTGTTGACCACGCAGATGAACTCTTCTTCATCCAGGGCACCTGCTTCGCTCAAGCCCACCTCAGAGCAACCG CTCCTTTCacaaaggaagaggaagagctgtgCAGGACTGTGATGGGATACTGGGGGAACTTTGCACACACCGGgtaa